The Streptomyces laurentii genome contains a region encoding:
- a CDS encoding tetR-family transcriptional regulator (Helix-turn-helix domains; cl00088;~TetR-family transcriptional regulator [Streptomyces pristinaespiralis ATCC25486];~identified by MetaGeneAnnotator; putative;~mycofactocin system transcriptional regulator; TIGR03968): protein MTAMTPSAAPSPRPTLRERKKLKTRAAIRKAAYQLVAEQGYEATTLEQIAAAAEVSPSTVARYFPVKEDILLSDDQDELLVARLRARPAGESPLDSLRAVVLDAVAASLAEEPYETTLRARFVVEVPAVRARFTETTAETGRLLSEAVAERTGRTPDDLEVRVFTAAVLGAMREATVHWAEHGGRVGDLVPLLDRTVDLLQAGLTLRSPDVAPGTSAGTGSAATAAPARP, encoded by the coding sequence ATGACCGCCATGACCCCCTCGGCCGCCCCCTCCCCGCGCCCCACCCTGCGCGAACGCAAGAAGCTCAAGACCCGCGCCGCCATCCGGAAGGCCGCCTACCAGCTCGTGGCCGAGCAGGGGTACGAGGCGACCACCCTGGAGCAGATCGCCGCCGCGGCCGAGGTCTCCCCCTCCACCGTCGCCCGCTACTTCCCGGTCAAGGAGGACATCCTCCTCAGCGACGACCAGGACGAGCTGCTGGTCGCCCGGCTGCGGGCCCGCCCGGCCGGCGAATCGCCGCTCGACTCGCTGCGCGCCGTCGTCCTCGACGCCGTCGCCGCCTCCCTGGCCGAGGAACCGTACGAGACCACGCTGCGCGCCCGGTTCGTGGTCGAGGTCCCCGCCGTCCGCGCCCGCTTCACCGAGACCACCGCCGAGACCGGCCGACTGCTGTCCGAGGCCGTCGCCGAGCGCACCGGCCGCACCCCCGACGATCTGGAGGTACGGGTCTTCACCGCGGCCGTCCTCGGGGCGATGCGCGAGGCCACGGTGCACTGGGCCGAACACGGCGGCCGCGTCGGCGACCTGGTCCCGCTCCTCGACCGGACCGTGGACCTCCTCCAGGCCGGCCTGACCCTCCGCTCCCCCGACGTCGCGCCCGGCACCTCCGCCGGCACCGGAAGCGCCGCTACCGCCGCCCCAGCGCGGCCCTGA